From uncultured Roseateles sp., the proteins below share one genomic window:
- a CDS encoding GntR family transcriptional regulator codes for MSSAPNPVPASSRTPAFAPQALYEQVAERLRQEIFARELQPGSWIDELRLAQAWGISRTPLREALKVLATEGLVTMKLRRGAYVTEMSQQDVAEVYHLLSVLESDAAAEVASRATDAQLAALDQLHQQLEQAIDERTQFFALNEAFHMQVLEVAGNRWRMQIVTDLRKVMKLNRHLSLFKQGRLAESLDEHRRLMQALLARDAQAAQQLVREHFLNGLAATA; via the coding sequence ATGTCCAGCGCCCCCAACCCTGTCCCTGCGTCCAGCCGAACCCCGGCTTTCGCGCCCCAGGCTCTCTACGAGCAGGTGGCCGAGCGCCTGCGCCAGGAGATCTTTGCCCGCGAGCTGCAACCGGGCAGCTGGATAGACGAGCTGCGCCTGGCCCAGGCCTGGGGCATCAGCCGCACACCGCTGCGCGAGGCGCTGAAGGTACTGGCCACCGAGGGCCTGGTGACGATGAAGCTGCGCCGCGGTGCCTACGTCACCGAAATGTCGCAGCAGGACGTGGCCGAGGTCTATCACCTGCTGTCGGTGCTGGAGAGCGACGCCGCGGCCGAAGTGGCCAGCCGGGCCACGGACGCCCAGTTGGCCGCGCTCGATCAATTGCATCAGCAGCTTGAGCAAGCAATCGATGAGCGCACCCAGTTCTTCGCGCTGAACGAGGCCTTCCATATGCAGGTGCTCGAAGTCGCCGGCAACCGCTGGCGCATGCAGATCGTCACCGACCTGCGCAAGGTGATGAAGCTCAACCGCCACCTGTCGCTGTTCAAGCAGGGCCGTCTGGCCGAGTCGCTGGACGAGCACCGCCGCCTGATGCAGGCCCTGCTGGCGCGTGATGCGCAGGCCGCACAGCAACTGGTGCGCGAGCACTTTCTAAACGGCCTGGCCGCCACGGCCTGA
- a CDS encoding heme utilization protein, which translates to MLGWLSKRLLTLFNAAPQPDPLAISDADAAALSSAQIAAMSTAALNALTSLQFSALTSAQVPGLTTEQMAALQTQDLAALSTANLRSLSTAHINAINDASMVALGTAQVAALSSTQISKLGTADLNALSPGQFAALASAQAAALTTTQFSRLQTADLAALRTDAVAALGTGQLAALSSSQAMALSGAQLAALSTQALNALGTAQFAALSSAQVAALTTNQVRALQTADLASLSTAALHGLGSQSIGALSTGEVAALLSEQLAALSTGQLAAFSSVQLGAIETRDIAALTGPALRSLQPEQLIGLKTSQIAALTSDQLNGFSTLQLAGFSSAQVAAIGTAQIGGMGTTQLDALDPSQFAALTTAQVGALSAAQVAALELEDLAALSTGAIRALSTAAMAALTPDEIGAMSARQFAALSSTQMGALSSLQISAIETQDLGALSTAALRAMATDQLGGLTPEQMAALSSAQVGAFSPAQIAALRSEVLNSLSTQQFAALASTQVAALTSNQIIALETADLAALSTAAIRGFGSAVIASLSPEAIAAFTTRQFAALASGQTAAFSAGQIAAIETQDLNAMSTAAFRALSPAQFDGLSTLQLSALSTAQVATLSSAQFGSLSTSNLNAFSTAQFASLTSTQVAGLTTVQMRALETADLAALSTRAIASLPVSTITVLSTDEIVALTARQFGALSSAQASALTSDQLHVIESQDLAALTPAALSALAPSQLAGLSTAQAAALTPAQVSVLTTAQVAGLGSDDLNALGTAQFRRFSTSHIAALTTDQISHLSTSTVAIMATAQIAALTTAQAHALSTDAILAFSTAQIPGLETADILAMSSNQLMAFQPEDISAMSGPQLAAYLLATPLVLDLDGNGIKTLSASLGVHFDLHNIGQLGRFGWVGPGDGLLVMDRNHDGLINNGGELFGSATRLPDGSRAANGFVALAQEDSNHDGKINAADAHFKDLRIWVDANHNGVTDAGELKALSDYQIVELSLHAEKGSQIDQGNLVGLVASYTTASGEHRALADVWLAGASPDKAAPATPAAADAAAAPSLTDLLAPPAGALLGGAVPAEPSQPHAPTMAVLPVFGHGLLHGEHDNRLTALL; encoded by the coding sequence ATGCTAGGCTGGCTCAGCAAACGGCTGCTGACGCTGTTCAATGCCGCGCCGCAGCCCGACCCCCTGGCGATCAGCGATGCCGACGCGGCCGCGCTGAGCTCGGCGCAGATTGCCGCCATGAGCACGGCGGCGCTGAATGCCTTGACCTCGCTGCAGTTCTCGGCCCTCACCAGCGCCCAGGTGCCGGGCTTGACGACCGAGCAGATGGCCGCGCTGCAGACTCAGGATCTGGCGGCCTTGAGCACGGCCAATCTGCGCTCGCTGTCCACCGCCCACATCAACGCCATCAATGACGCCAGCATGGTCGCGCTGGGCACGGCCCAGGTCGCGGCGCTGAGCAGCACGCAGATCAGCAAGCTTGGCACGGCCGACCTCAACGCCTTGAGCCCCGGCCAGTTCGCGGCCCTGGCCAGCGCCCAGGCTGCGGCCCTCACGACGACGCAGTTCAGCCGCCTGCAGACCGCCGATCTGGCCGCCCTGCGCACCGATGCCGTCGCCGCCCTGGGCACCGGCCAGCTCGCCGCCCTGAGCAGCAGCCAGGCAATGGCGCTGAGCGGCGCCCAGCTGGCGGCGCTCAGCACCCAGGCGCTGAATGCCCTGGGCACGGCCCAGTTCGCCGCGCTGTCCAGCGCCCAGGTGGCGGCGCTGACAACCAACCAGGTCCGCGCGCTGCAAACGGCCGACCTGGCCTCGCTCAGCACCGCGGCCCTGCACGGCCTGGGCAGCCAGTCGATCGGCGCACTGAGCACCGGAGAAGTCGCGGCCCTGCTCAGCGAGCAGCTGGCAGCCCTCAGTACCGGGCAACTGGCGGCCTTCAGTTCCGTCCAGCTGGGCGCGATCGAAACACGCGACATCGCCGCCCTGACCGGTCCGGCCCTGCGCTCGCTGCAGCCCGAGCAGCTGATCGGCCTGAAGACCTCGCAGATCGCCGCCCTGACCTCCGACCAGCTCAACGGCTTCAGCACACTGCAGCTGGCCGGATTCAGCAGCGCTCAGGTGGCGGCCATCGGCACGGCGCAGATTGGCGGCATGGGCACCACCCAGCTCGACGCGCTGGACCCCAGCCAGTTCGCCGCGCTGACCACCGCCCAGGTGGGCGCACTGAGTGCCGCTCAGGTCGCCGCGCTGGAACTGGAAGACCTGGCGGCTCTGAGCACCGGCGCGATCCGTGCGCTCAGCACGGCCGCCATGGCGGCGCTGACGCCCGATGAAATCGGCGCGATGAGCGCGCGCCAGTTTGCCGCGCTGAGCTCGACCCAGATGGGCGCTCTGAGCTCGCTGCAGATCTCGGCCATCGAGACCCAGGACCTGGGCGCGCTGAGCACCGCCGCCCTGCGCGCCATGGCGACCGACCAGCTGGGCGGCCTGACGCCCGAGCAGATGGCGGCACTCAGCTCCGCCCAGGTGGGCGCCTTCAGCCCGGCACAGATCGCGGCCCTGCGCAGCGAGGTGCTGAACTCGCTCAGCACCCAGCAATTTGCGGCCCTGGCCAGCACCCAGGTGGCGGCCCTGACCTCGAACCAGATCATCGCGCTGGAGACCGCCGACCTGGCCGCACTGAGCACCGCGGCGATACGCGGTTTCGGCAGTGCCGTGATCGCGTCGCTGTCGCCAGAGGCGATTGCCGCGTTCACCACGCGCCAGTTCGCGGCGCTGGCCTCCGGCCAGACGGCGGCCTTCAGCGCCGGGCAGATCGCGGCGATCGAGACGCAGGACCTCAATGCGATGTCGACGGCCGCCTTCCGGGCGCTGTCGCCGGCCCAGTTCGACGGCCTCAGCACCCTGCAGCTGAGCGCTCTGAGCACGGCCCAGGTGGCCACCCTGTCCAGCGCCCAGTTCGGCTCGCTGAGCACCAGCAATCTGAACGCCTTCAGCACTGCCCAGTTCGCCTCGCTGACCAGCACCCAGGTGGCGGGCCTGACGACGGTGCAGATGCGCGCGCTGGAAACCGCCGATCTGGCCGCCCTGAGCACGCGTGCCATCGCCAGCCTGCCGGTGTCGACGATCACGGTGCTGAGCACCGACGAGATCGTTGCGCTGACCGCGCGCCAGTTCGGCGCGCTGAGCTCGGCGCAGGCCTCGGCGCTGACCTCGGATCAACTCCATGTCATCGAGAGCCAGGACCTGGCCGCGCTGACGCCGGCCGCGCTGAGCGCGCTGGCGCCCTCGCAGCTGGCCGGGCTCAGCACGGCCCAGGCCGCGGCGCTGACGCCGGCCCAGGTCTCGGTGCTCACCACCGCCCAGGTGGCGGGTCTGGGCAGCGACGATCTCAACGCCCTGGGCACGGCCCAGTTCAGGCGATTCAGCACCAGCCACATCGCGGCGCTGACCACCGACCAGATCAGCCATCTGAGCACCAGCACCGTGGCCATCATGGCCACGGCGCAGATTGCGGCTCTGACCACCGCCCAGGCCCATGCCTTGAGCACCGATGCCATCCTGGCCTTCAGCACGGCGCAGATTCCCGGCCTGGAGACGGCGGACATCCTGGCCATGAGCAGCAACCAGCTGATGGCGTTTCAGCCCGAGGACATCAGCGCCATGTCCGGCCCTCAACTGGCCGCCTATCTGCTGGCCACCCCGCTGGTGCTGGATCTGGATGGCAATGGCATCAAGACCTTGTCGGCCAGCCTGGGCGTGCACTTCGATCTGCACAATATCGGCCAGCTCGGCCGCTTCGGCTGGGTCGGTCCCGGTGACGGCCTGCTGGTGATGGACCGCAACCACGACGGCCTGATCAACAACGGTGGAGAACTGTTCGGCAGCGCCACCCGCTTGCCTGATGGCAGCCGCGCCGCCAATGGCTTTGTTGCCCTGGCCCAGGAAGACAGCAACCACGACGGCAAGATCAATGCCGCCGACGCCCACTTCAAGGACCTGCGCATCTGGGTCGATGCCAACCACAACGGCGTCACCGACGCCGGCGAGCTGAAAGCGCTCAGCGACTACCAGATCGTCGAGCTCAGTCTGCATGCCGAAAAAGGCTCGCAAATCGACCAGGGCAATCTGGTCGGCCTGGTGGCAAGCTACACCACGGCTTCGGGCGAGCACCGTGCATTGGCCGACGTCTGGCTGGCCGGCGCGTCGCCGGACAAGGCGGCCCCCGCCACACCGGCCGCAGCCGATGCCGCGGCGGCGCCGTCGCTGACCGATCTGCTGGCTCCGCCAGCGGGCGCCCTGCTGGGCGGCGCCGTGCCCGCCGAGCCCAGCCAACCACACGCGCCGACGATGGCCGTGCTGCCGGTCTTCGGCCACGGCTTGCTGCACGGCGAGCACGACAACCGGCTGACGGCCCTGCTCTAG
- a CDS encoding class I SAM-dependent methyltransferase — MDLNADGSSLIDFFENKEHRLIHKWMHYFEIYDRHFSKFRGKQLSLIEFGVWQGGSLQMWKNYFGPGASIYGVDIDPRCATLGEENITIILGNQEDRASLQGIKSRLPKFDIIIDDGGHTMQQQIITFEEMYSHLLDGGVYLAEDLHTSYWPGFGGGYRNPNSFIEYSKKLIDQLNAWYSQDPAFAVDEFTRNAFSLHYYDSIMVIEKRSIPKPDNRMRGTPSFPLNPAEQNIMNKG, encoded by the coding sequence ATGGACCTGAACGCTGACGGCAGCAGCCTGATCGATTTCTTTGAAAACAAAGAACATCGCTTGATCCACAAGTGGATGCACTATTTTGAAATCTATGACCGCCATTTTTCGAAATTCCGCGGCAAGCAACTGTCGCTGATCGAATTCGGCGTCTGGCAGGGCGGTTCCCTGCAGATGTGGAAAAACTATTTCGGCCCCGGCGCCAGCATTTACGGCGTCGATATCGACCCGCGCTGCGCCACCTTGGGCGAAGAGAACATCACCATCATCCTGGGCAACCAGGAAGACCGTGCCTCGCTGCAGGGCATCAAGAGTAGGCTGCCAAAGTTCGACATCATCATCGATGACGGCGGCCACACGATGCAGCAGCAAATCATCACCTTCGAAGAGATGTACAGCCATCTGCTCGACGGTGGCGTGTATCTGGCCGAAGACCTGCACACCAGTTACTGGCCCGGCTTCGGCGGGGGTTATCGCAACCCCAACAGCTTCATCGAATACTCGAAGAAACTGATTGATCAGCTCAATGCCTGGTATTCGCAGGACCCGGCTTTCGCGGTCGATGAATTCACCCGCAACGCCTTCTCGCTGCACTATTACGACAGCATCATGGTGATCGAGAAGCGCAGCATTCCCAAACCCGACAACCGCATGCGCGGCACACCCTCGTTCCCGCTCAATCCGGCCGAACAAAACATCATGAACAAGGGCTGA
- a CDS encoding bifunctional glycosyltransferase/class I SAM-dependent methyltransferase — protein sequence MDIQSIPVITVSYNAPDLIADLLGSFRRHYSNKVYVIDGSEARFAKPIGDVVKQHANTEFIHFDYNIHHGPGMAWAFKNLPLSGPVLVLDSDLEVLKPGFLESLVDALEPHLYGVGQLNYVNRGGFDVDGPDGALLYLHPALMLCNIEVLRQWPMPTKHGAPMTEPMTALHDAGQSGLLKHVEWVKQDFARGTEKQYIRHDWQGTVARTGGYHLEEWQRSVMEQAQQQRVEQAAAQAAPASAAPQNYNRDLLQLMPKNARGVVEIGCNNGALAHAYKTLYPDCLYTGIEIDADNAERARAYCDKVQTLDIESMPEEFFAGFTATSNVWVFGDVLEHLRDPWAVLTRIRRNLPEDGCVVVCLPNAQHWSVQAKLAVGDFRYQDSGLLDRTHLRFFTRATMFEMFQTAGLKIEGGFPRIFGELTNEHVIAAIKSMALGVGADPEMALKDSLPLQYVVKAVRA from the coding sequence ATGGATATTCAGTCGATCCCCGTCATCACGGTGTCCTACAACGCACCGGACCTGATTGCCGACTTGCTGGGCAGCTTCCGCCGCCACTACAGCAACAAGGTCTATGTCATCGACGGCTCCGAGGCGCGCTTCGCCAAGCCCATCGGCGATGTGGTCAAGCAGCACGCCAATACCGAGTTCATCCACTTCGACTACAACATCCACCACGGGCCCGGCATGGCCTGGGCGTTCAAGAATCTGCCCTTGTCCGGGCCGGTGCTGGTGCTGGATTCGGACCTCGAGGTGCTCAAGCCCGGCTTCCTGGAGTCGCTGGTCGACGCGCTGGAGCCGCATCTGTATGGCGTGGGCCAGCTCAACTATGTCAACCGCGGCGGCTTCGACGTCGACGGACCTGACGGTGCCCTGCTCTATCTGCACCCGGCGCTGATGCTGTGCAATATCGAGGTGCTGCGCCAGTGGCCGATGCCGACCAAGCATGGCGCACCGATGACCGAACCGATGACGGCGCTGCACGATGCCGGCCAGTCCGGCCTGCTCAAGCATGTGGAATGGGTGAAGCAAGACTTCGCCCGCGGCACCGAGAAGCAATACATCCGCCACGACTGGCAGGGTACGGTCGCACGTACCGGTGGCTATCACCTGGAAGAATGGCAAAGGAGCGTCATGGAACAAGCCCAACAACAACGCGTGGAGCAGGCTGCAGCCCAGGCCGCCCCGGCCAGCGCCGCGCCGCAGAACTACAACCGCGACCTGCTGCAGCTGATGCCCAAGAATGCGCGCGGCGTGGTCGAGATCGGCTGCAACAACGGCGCCCTGGCCCACGCCTACAAGACGCTCTACCCGGACTGCCTCTACACCGGCATCGAGATCGACGCCGATAACGCCGAGCGTGCCCGCGCCTACTGCGACAAGGTGCAGACCCTGGACATCGAGTCCATGCCCGAGGAATTCTTCGCCGGCTTCACCGCCACCAGCAATGTCTGGGTGTTCGGCGATGTGCTGGAGCATCTGCGCGACCCCTGGGCCGTGCTGACCAGGATCCGCCGCAACTTGCCGGAGGACGGCTGCGTCGTCGTCTGCCTGCCCAATGCCCAGCACTGGAGCGTGCAGGCCAAGCTGGCCGTCGGTGACTTCCGCTACCAGGACTCGGGCCTGCTGGACCGCACCCATCTGCGCTTCTTCACCCGGGCGACGATGTTCGAGATGTTCCAGACCGCCGGCCTGAAGATCGAGGGGGGCTTTCCGCGCATCTTCGGCGAGCTGACCAACGAGCATGTGATCGCCGCCATCAAGTCCATGGCCCTGGGCGTAGGCGCCGACCCCGAGATGGCGCTGAAGGATTCTCTGCCGCTGCAATACGTGGTCAAGGCGGTGCGCGCCTGA
- a CDS encoding glycosyltransferase: protein MPASPHDPSQPLVSIVIPTHERPDYLALALASAQAQTYKNIEIIISDNSVKTDARSVLAAQIEGDPRVSYHKQVGGGPLDNWRNALSRARGEYVNFLMDDDLFHPQKIERMLHYFTHFGQIGLVTSYRQLIDEQGKELPQLPGTEKMFETDTFIEGNKLAEYILKRGSNLIGEPTTAMIRRADIGDNFGQFCGQQYVVLSDLATWMEQLHGRHCVYISDAMSYFRIHQGQDQRAKSTALNANMEWLRLLCDGHKHGKYILDEEEFRRMLSGKLAVYLPYLTGQYEELREGQYNNRALRQLIDQALQMLFGDGKKND, encoded by the coding sequence ATGCCTGCCTCTCCCCACGATCCCAGCCAGCCCCTGGTCAGCATCGTCATCCCCACCCATGAACGGCCCGACTATCTGGCCCTGGCGCTGGCCAGTGCCCAGGCGCAGACCTACAAAAACATCGAGATCATCATCAGCGACAACAGCGTCAAGACCGATGCCCGCTCGGTGCTGGCGGCGCAGATCGAAGGCGATCCGCGGGTCTCGTACCACAAGCAGGTCGGCGGCGGCCCGCTGGACAACTGGCGCAATGCCTTGAGCCGGGCGCGCGGCGAGTATGTGAACTTCCTGATGGACGATGACCTGTTCCATCCGCAGAAGATCGAACGGATGCTGCACTACTTCACCCACTTCGGGCAGATCGGTCTGGTCACCTCCTACCGCCAGCTGATCGACGAGCAGGGCAAGGAACTGCCCCAGCTGCCGGGCACCGAGAAGATGTTCGAGACCGACACCTTCATCGAGGGCAACAAGCTGGCCGAATACATCCTCAAGCGCGGCAGCAATCTGATCGGCGAGCCGACCACGGCGATGATCCGCCGCGCCGACATCGGCGACAACTTCGGCCAGTTCTGCGGTCAGCAGTATGTGGTGCTGTCCGATCTGGCGACCTGGATGGAGCAGCTGCACGGCCGGCACTGCGTCTACATCAGCGACGCGATGAGCTATTTCCGCATCCACCAGGGCCAGGACCAGCGCGCCAAGTCGACCGCGCTGAACGCGAACATGGAGTGGCTGCGCCTGCTCTGCGACGGCCACAAGCATGGCAAGTACATCCTCGACGAGGAGGAGTTCCGCCGCATGCTGTCGGGCAAGCTGGCCGTCTACCTGCCCTATCTGACCGGCCAGTACGAGGAATTGCGCGAGGGCCAGTACAACAACCGCGCGCTGCGTCAGCTGATCGACCAGGCGTTGCAGATGCTGTTCGGTGACGGCAAGAAGAACGATTGA
- a CDS encoding 2Fe-2S iron-sulfur cluster-binding protein has translation MSAEHIITLANGKQFAATDEQTLLDAALAAGLPLEHSCRTGRCGSCKVLLLAGQTRPLRPDSCLSEAEHAAGWVLSCTEAAETDVSLDAEDLSPLQGIAPKTLPARIARLERLADDVLRVVLRLPPNAAFRYLPGQYVNIIAPGGLRRSYSIANAEVGAGQLEFYIRQVDGGALSAYWFERAQANDLLRLDGPRGSFYLRDVAGARLIFLATGTGIAPIKALLEQLSRSDAAALPASVELLWGGRQPADLFWTPETTLPALNYTPVLSRADAGWNGARGHVQDVLLAQNASLAGAQVYACGSSAMIESAREQLQTAGLARKSFHSDAFVSSDTA, from the coding sequence TTGAGCGCTGAGCACATCATCACCCTGGCCAACGGCAAGCAGTTCGCGGCCACGGACGAACAAACCCTGCTGGACGCGGCCCTGGCCGCCGGCCTGCCGCTGGAGCACAGCTGCCGCACCGGCCGCTGCGGCAGCTGCAAGGTGCTGTTGCTGGCCGGCCAGACGCGGCCGCTGCGCCCCGACAGCTGCCTGAGCGAGGCCGAGCATGCCGCAGGCTGGGTGCTCAGCTGCACCGAGGCGGCAGAGACCGATGTCAGCCTCGATGCCGAAGACCTGTCGCCGCTGCAGGGCATAGCGCCCAAGACGCTGCCGGCCCGCATCGCCCGGCTCGAGCGCCTGGCCGACGACGTGCTGCGCGTCGTGCTGCGCCTGCCGCCCAACGCGGCGTTCCGTTACCTGCCCGGCCAGTACGTCAACATCATCGCGCCGGGTGGCCTGCGTCGCAGCTATTCGATCGCCAATGCTGAAGTCGGCGCCGGTCAGCTGGAGTTCTACATCCGCCAGGTCGACGGCGGTGCGCTCAGTGCCTACTGGTTCGAGCGGGCGCAGGCGAACGATCTGCTGCGCCTGGACGGCCCGCGCGGCAGCTTCTATCTGCGCGACGTGGCCGGCGCGCGGCTGATTTTTCTCGCCACCGGCACCGGCATCGCGCCGATCAAGGCATTGCTGGAACAACTGAGCCGCAGCGATGCTGCCGCCCTGCCCGCCAGCGTCGAGCTGCTGTGGGGCGGCCGCCAGCCGGCCGACCTGTTCTGGACACCCGAAACCACCCTGCCCGCCCTGAACTACACGCCGGTGCTGTCCCGTGCCGACGCCGGCTGGAACGGCGCGCGCGGCCATGTGCAGGACGTGCTGCTGGCCCAAAACGCCAGCCTCGCCGGCGCCCAGGTCTATGCCTGCGGTTCCAGTGCGATGATTGAGTCCGCGCGCGAACAATTGCAGACTGCAGGCCTGGCGCGCAAGTCCTTCCATTCGGACGCCTTCGTCAGCTCCGATACGGCTTGA
- the rfbF gene encoding glucose-1-phosphate cytidylyltransferase: MKAVILAGGLGTRLSEETATRPKPMVEIGGRPILWHLLKMYSHHGINDFVICCGYKGYVIKEYFANYFLHMTDVTFDMRSNRMEVHHKRAEPWNITLVDTGDHSMTGGRLRRAAKYVELDEAFCFTYGDGVSDIDISASIEFHRAHGKPATLTATYPPARFGVLDLDGSQVKSFKEKPQGEGGLINAGFFILKPEVINLIDGDATIWEQGPLNTLAARGDLMAFEHHGFWQPMDTLRDKTLLEELWASGRAPWKKWD; this comes from the coding sequence ATGAAAGCAGTGATACTCGCCGGCGGCCTGGGCACCCGGCTCAGCGAAGAAACCGCGACCCGGCCCAAGCCCATGGTGGAAATCGGTGGCCGTCCCATCCTCTGGCATCTGCTGAAGATGTACTCGCATCACGGCATCAATGACTTCGTGATCTGCTGCGGCTACAAGGGCTATGTGATCAAGGAGTACTTCGCCAACTACTTCCTGCACATGACCGACGTGACCTTCGACATGCGCTCCAACCGCATGGAAGTCCATCACAAGCGCGCCGAGCCCTGGAACATCACCCTGGTCGACACCGGCGACCATTCGATGACCGGCGGCCGGCTGCGCCGCGCGGCCAAGTATGTCGAGCTCGACGAGGCCTTCTGCTTCACCTACGGCGACGGCGTCAGCGACATCGACATCAGCGCCAGCATCGAATTCCACCGCGCCCATGGCAAGCCCGCCACGCTGACCGCCACCTACCCCCCGGCCCGCTTCGGCGTGCTCGATCTGGACGGCAGCCAGGTCAAGAGCTTCAAGGAAAAGCCGCAGGGCGAAGGCGGGCTGATCAATGCCGGCTTCTTCATCCTCAAGCCCGAGGTCATCAACCTGATCGATGGCGACGCGACGATCTGGGAACAGGGCCCGCTGAACACCCTGGCCGCCCGCGGCGACCTGATGGCTTTCGAGCACCATGGCTTCTGGCAGCCCATGGACACCCTGCGCGACAAGACCCTGCTCGAAGAGCTGTGGGCCAGCGGCCGCGCGCCCTGGAAGAAATGGGATTGA
- the rfbG gene encoding CDP-glucose 4,6-dehydratase, whose protein sequence is MGLIALNAEFWRGKRVFLTGHTGFKGSWLSLWLQQLGAEVSGLALAPPTTPNLFTEARVAAGMGSQLGDIRDLATVRRAMDAFRPDIVIHMAAQPLVRLSYQEPVETYATNVMGTVHVLEAARHCDSVRAIVNVTTDKCYENREWVWGYREDEPMGGHDPYSNSKGCSELVTSAYRRSFFQSSGCALGSGRAGNVIGGGDWAADRLVPDILRAFERREPVLIRNPHATRPWQHVLEPLAGYLRLAEKLCTEGQPYAEGWNFGPDNDDVQPVQWIVEKMVGLWGQGASWELSAGEHPHEANFLKLDISKARQGLGWAPRWRLDMALQRIVQWHQAWLARDDMQALCLAQIQQYTQSTDTQAA, encoded by the coding sequence ATGGGATTGATCGCCTTGAACGCTGAATTCTGGCGCGGCAAGCGCGTTTTCTTGACCGGCCACACCGGTTTCAAGGGCAGCTGGCTGAGCCTGTGGCTGCAGCAACTGGGCGCCGAAGTCAGCGGCCTGGCGCTGGCGCCGCCGACCACACCGAATCTGTTCACCGAGGCGCGGGTGGCCGCCGGCATGGGCTCGCAGCTTGGCGACATCCGCGATCTGGCCACGGTGCGCCGGGCGATGGACGCCTTCCGCCCCGACATCGTCATCCACATGGCGGCCCAGCCGCTGGTGCGCCTGTCCTACCAGGAACCGGTCGAGACCTATGCCACCAATGTGATGGGCACGGTCCATGTGCTGGAGGCGGCCCGCCACTGCGATTCGGTACGCGCCATCGTCAACGTCACCACCGACAAGTGCTACGAGAACCGCGAATGGGTCTGGGGCTATCGCGAAGACGAGCCCATGGGCGGCCATGATCCTTACAGCAACAGCAAGGGCTGCTCCGAGCTGGTGACCAGCGCCTACCGCCGCTCCTTCTTCCAGAGCAGCGGTTGCGCCCTCGGCTCGGGCCGCGCCGGCAATGTCATCGGCGGCGGCGACTGGGCGGCCGACCGGCTGGTGCCCGACATCCTGCGCGCCTTCGAGCGCCGCGAGCCGGTGCTGATCCGCAACCCCCACGCGACCCGCCCCTGGCAGCACGTGCTGGAGCCGCTGGCCGGCTATCTGCGCCTGGCGGAAAAGCTCTGCACCGAGGGCCAGCCCTATGCCGAAGGCTGGAACTTCGGCCCCGACAATGACGATGTGCAGCCGGTGCAGTGGATCGTCGAGAAGATGGTCGGGCTGTGGGGTCAGGGTGCAAGCTGGGAGCTCAGTGCCGGCGAGCATCCGCACGAGGCCAATTTCCTGAAGCTCGACATCTCCAAGGCCAGGCAGGGCCTGGGCTGGGCACCGCGCTGGCGCCTGGACATGGCCCTGCAGCGCATCGTGCAATGGCACCAGGCCTGGCTTGCCCGAGACGATATGCAGGCCCTGTGCCTGGCCCAGATACAGCAGTACACGCAATCAACCGATACCCAAGCCGCATGA